The following proteins are co-located in the Methanoregula sp. UBA64 genome:
- a CDS encoding sensor histidine kinase, which produces MWIPDTRTLFLILFLINVVLTLVLFTFWKTQKTYDGFETWMLSLLVTVCGYFLYLSGESVPVWIYSSLANLVIALAVMIRLDGTGRYFRSQALPRILYASLLPAGFLLFWFAIMADVVVVRGLIMGLFIVPCFVAAAVIAIRSREPGTRPLRYGFAAALLVMALLWTIIIAVALLTPGDHSLSGPDPQNPLFFIVTILMDIVATVFFLLLNMARTQAELKHSEDALFRANKKLTILSSITRHDIKNQLTALQAYIGLLQEELGTNPVASGFLTKEMAIAEIMGHQIDFTKVYEDMGTTAPSWQNVRESVHRAAGALPVRDVVVEVDRPDVEVYADPLFEKVFYNLIDNALRHGGDSLSRIAVSSRETKEGLVLTCEDDGAGILGADRAHLFEQGFGKHTGLGLFLSQEILSITGITIMENGEPGKGARFELNVPKGAYRFGNP; this is translated from the coding sequence ATGTGGATACCTGATACCCGTACCCTTTTTCTGATTCTCTTCCTCATCAACGTCGTCCTCACGCTGGTCCTCTTTACCTTCTGGAAGACCCAGAAGACCTACGACGGCTTTGAGACCTGGATGCTCTCCCTGCTGGTCACGGTCTGCGGGTATTTCCTGTACCTGTCCGGAGAATCCGTACCCGTCTGGATCTACTCGTCCCTGGCAAACCTTGTAATCGCGCTTGCCGTCATGATCCGGCTTGACGGTACCGGAAGGTATTTCCGGTCGCAGGCACTTCCCCGGATCCTGTACGCCAGCCTGCTGCCTGCCGGGTTTTTGCTCTTCTGGTTTGCGATCATGGCCGATGTGGTGGTTGTCCGCGGGCTGATCATGGGGCTTTTTATCGTCCCCTGTTTTGTTGCTGCTGCTGTTATCGCGATACGGTCCCGGGAGCCCGGGACCCGCCCGCTCCGGTACGGCTTTGCCGCGGCGCTCCTTGTCATGGCACTCCTCTGGACCATAATCATCGCAGTAGCGCTGCTCACGCCCGGGGACCACTCGCTCTCGGGCCCGGACCCCCAGAACCCGCTCTTTTTCATCGTCACGATCCTCATGGATATCGTAGCCACGGTCTTCTTCCTGCTCCTCAATATGGCCCGGACCCAGGCGGAGCTTAAACACAGCGAGGATGCACTGTTCCGGGCAAACAAGAAACTCACCATCCTCTCGTCGATCACCCGGCACGATATCAAGAACCAGCTCACGGCCCTCCAGGCCTATATCGGGCTCTTACAAGAAGAGCTCGGCACCAATCCCGTAGCATCAGGGTTTCTCACAAAGGAGATGGCGATTGCCGAAATAATGGGGCACCAGATCGATTTCACCAAGGTGTACGAGGATATGGGGACAACCGCGCCCTCATGGCAGAATGTCAGGGAGAGCGTGCACCGGGCGGCCGGTGCCCTGCCCGTGCGGGACGTTGTGGTAGAGGTTGACCGGCCGGACGTGGAGGTCTATGCCGATCCCCTGTTCGAGAAGGTCTTCTATAACCTGATCGACAATGCCCTGCGGCATGGCGGGGATTCGCTTTCAAGGATCGCGGTCTCTTCGCGCGAGACAAAGGAGGGGCTCGTCCTTACCTGCGAGGACGATGGCGCCGGGATTTTAGGGGCGGACAGAGCGCACCTCTTCGAGCAGGGGTTCGGGAAGCATACCGGCCTCGGGCTCTTTTTGTCCCAGGAGATCCTCTCGATCACCGGGATTACGATCATGGAGAACGGGGAACCGGGGAAAGGGGCGCGGTTCGAACTGAACGTGCCAAAAGGAGCGTACCGGTTCGGAAATCCGTGA
- a CDS encoding MFS transporter, translating into MLCIVAFFSMAGGALLAPVLPEMVGPLHTTAQNVALLMSVFTISTAVFTLVIGHFTDRVNRKRILIPCLVIYGITGLVSFFVADFASLLVLRFLQGIGVAGMTTLAMLVIGDVYSGLDRVAAMSKISITFALGSVFAPVIGGGLAIFGWNYAFLFFALSLPFAVLVILYLPETRNQAAVVHHEGMGGALKCLKDLPILATVFMGFSIFFLLFAMMIYVPFMLKGSFGYASGASGLMLAVPGITCILCAPQVRPLTGKYSLPLVIVAGFICVGLSMLFLACAQSVASVVLLLLLFGVGLIFAQTAIDVQLIQLSPPATRGGVIAIHSCMKYVGQSAAPIVLGIILVFFGLSAVFVVAGILGVLVALVTFAMKRRFSGPAGQPA; encoded by the coding sequence ATGCTCTGCATTGTGGCTTTCTTTTCCATGGCCGGCGGGGCGCTCCTTGCACCGGTACTGCCGGAGATGGTAGGTCCCCTGCACACGACAGCGCAGAACGTGGCGCTCTTAATGTCGGTGTTTACGATCTCGACCGCGGTTTTCACCCTGGTGATCGGGCATTTCACCGACCGGGTAAACCGGAAACGGATCCTGATCCCCTGCCTTGTGATCTACGGTATTACCGGGCTGGTGAGTTTTTTTGTCGCTGATTTCGCATCGCTTCTTGTCTTACGGTTCCTGCAGGGGATCGGCGTTGCGGGGATGACAACGCTTGCCATGCTCGTTATCGGGGATGTGTACTCCGGCCTTGACCGGGTGGCAGCGATGAGCAAGATCAGCATCACGTTTGCCCTTGGCTCGGTATTTGCCCCGGTGATCGGGGGAGGGCTTGCCATCTTTGGATGGAACTATGCCTTCCTCTTCTTTGCACTCTCCCTGCCGTTTGCGGTGCTTGTGATCCTGTATCTTCCCGAGACCCGGAACCAGGCCGCAGTCGTCCACCACGAGGGGATGGGCGGGGCGCTCAAATGCCTCAAAGACCTGCCGATCCTTGCAACGGTCTTCATGGGCTTTTCGATCTTTTTTTTGCTGTTTGCGATGATGATCTACGTGCCCTTCATGCTCAAGGGATCGTTCGGGTACGCGTCGGGGGCATCGGGCCTGATGCTTGCGGTCCCGGGGATCACCTGCATCCTCTGTGCACCGCAGGTACGGCCGCTGACCGGTAAGTATTCCCTGCCCCTTGTGATTGTTGCGGGTTTTATCTGCGTCGGGCTGTCGATGCTGTTTTTGGCATGTGCGCAGTCGGTTGCATCGGTTGTCCTGCTGCTGCTGCTCTTCGGCGTGGGGCTCATCTTTGCCCAGACGGCAATCGACGTGCAGCTCATCCAGCTCTCTCCCCCGGCAACCCGGGGCGGGGTGATCGCAATTCACAGCTGCATGAAATACGTGGGACAGAGCGCTGCCCCCATCGTCCTTGGGATCATCCTTGTGTTTTTCGGCCTCTCCGCGGTCTTTGTGGTCGCAGGTATCCTCGGGGTACTCGTTGCCCTGGTGACGTTTGCGATGAAGAGGCGGTTTTCTGGCCCGGCCGGGCAGCCGGCCTGA
- a CDS encoding TrmB family transcriptional regulator, translated as MIDDALLSQLKGIGMSEYEAKVYAILSALRVASAREVHEQTQIPRGRIYETLAALAKNGFIVSSGKSPVRYSPVDVTQTFERLKRESVNSLDGLYQSLKALETETPEPHMQGYKLCTEWTRDNQIRMMLHRAKSEIILLCNDEGFLRKYRSEIARAAKRVPLYLVIGNEELAESAPVKCYTGGNDIRSALFYPKGEDAGGLSVKLVLMADRTESLSILEESGRVTGIFICPDMYAGYLSRKFVQEIVPVKKPRKST; from the coding sequence ATGATCGACGACGCGTTGCTCTCGCAGCTTAAAGGGATCGGGATGAGCGAGTACGAGGCGAAGGTATACGCGATTTTGTCCGCCCTGCGGGTGGCAAGCGCCCGGGAGGTCCACGAGCAGACCCAAATCCCCCGGGGCAGGATCTACGAGACGCTTGCGGCTCTTGCAAAAAACGGGTTTATCGTCTCTTCGGGGAAGTCGCCGGTGCGGTACTCGCCGGTCGATGTGACCCAGACGTTCGAGCGGCTGAAACGCGAATCGGTGAACTCCCTTGACGGATTGTACCAGAGCCTCAAGGCCCTTGAGACCGAGACCCCCGAACCGCATATGCAGGGGTATAAACTCTGCACGGAATGGACCCGGGACAACCAGATCCGGATGATGCTGCACCGGGCAAAATCGGAGATCATCCTTCTCTGCAATGATGAAGGATTCCTCAGGAAATACCGCAGCGAGATTGCACGTGCGGCAAAACGGGTCCCCTTGTACCTTGTTATCGGAAACGAGGAGCTCGCAGAGTCTGCGCCGGTCAAATGCTATACGGGTGGAAACGATATCAGGTCGGCACTCTTTTACCCGAAAGGGGAGGATGCAGGCGGGCTGTCGGTGAAACTGGTACTGATGGCCGACCGGACCGAATCTCTCTCGATCCTGGAAGAAAGCGGCAGGGTGACGGGCATTTTCATCTGCCCCGATATGTACGCCGGCTACCTGTCCCGGAAATTCGTGCAGGAGATAGTACCGGTAAAAAAGCCGCGTAAGAGCACCTGA
- a CDS encoding MFS transporter, with protein MNPAEFTPSKWTFLFLMLAAMMILMGGAAVAPALPLISAAFPDASETSISLIVTLPALAIAITGLFLGMLSDKIGKIRVLAISVAVFTLAGSSGYYLNSIPAILAGRFILGVGIAGIICTTSALIVCYYDGLTRARVLGYQAAAMGVGVLILETSGGLLAGISWRAAFLIYLLGIVILAGVLLTMREPVRKYEEIRAAPGTTVPAPGEKFPVTPLLLAYITLFMGNLLFFLMPTKFPFLIAHMDAARIMGENTALTAGIFLGIGGCASAILGIFYGRIAERFHRYTILTVTLLAFGLGLCILGFATSLLLVGVAVVLVGIGEGLLMPTILTWIAAVTPRQFLGRAMGGFSVSLNIGQFASALAVVPVIAIAVTYNNMFLAFGGIALVLAVPYALAIIKEKYYPAVRTSAPLPFATRK; from the coding sequence ATGAATCCAGCAGAATTCACACCATCGAAATGGACATTCCTTTTTCTCATGCTTGCCGCCATGATGATTCTCATGGGGGGAGCAGCGGTCGCACCGGCGCTGCCCCTGATCAGCGCAGCATTTCCCGATGCCTCGGAGACGAGCATCTCCTTAATTGTCACGCTCCCGGCGCTCGCCATTGCCATCACGGGCCTGTTCCTCGGGATGCTTTCCGATAAGATCGGTAAAATCCGGGTCCTTGCGATCTCCGTTGCGGTCTTTACCCTTGCAGGAAGCTCGGGATATTACCTCAACTCCATTCCCGCAATCCTCGCGGGCAGGTTCATCCTCGGGGTAGGCATTGCCGGCATCATCTGCACGACATCCGCCCTGATCGTCTGTTATTATGACGGCCTGACCCGGGCAAGGGTCCTCGGGTACCAGGCTGCGGCAATGGGTGTCGGGGTCCTCATCCTTGAGACCAGCGGGGGATTACTCGCCGGTATTTCCTGGCGTGCGGCGTTCCTCATCTACCTTCTGGGGATTGTCATTCTCGCAGGCGTTCTCTTAACGATGAGAGAGCCCGTCCGCAAATACGAAGAGATCCGGGCAGCACCCGGCACTACTGTGCCAGCGCCCGGTGAAAAATTCCCGGTCACTCCCCTGCTCCTCGCCTATATCACCCTGTTCATGGGGAACCTGTTGTTCTTTTTGATGCCGACAAAGTTCCCCTTCCTGATCGCCCACATGGATGCAGCACGGATCATGGGCGAAAACACTGCGCTCACTGCCGGGATATTCCTTGGGATCGGGGGCTGTGCCTCGGCAATCCTCGGAATCTTTTACGGGCGGATTGCCGAACGGTTCCACCGGTACACGATCCTCACGGTTACCCTTCTTGCCTTTGGCCTGGGCCTGTGCATTCTCGGGTTTGCCACGTCGCTTCTCCTGGTCGGGGTCGCTGTGGTCCTGGTCGGCATTGGCGAGGGGCTCCTGATGCCGACGATCTTAACCTGGATTGCCGCCGTCACGCCGCGTCAGTTTCTCGGGAGGGCGATGGGCGGGTTCTCGGTGTCCTTGAACATCGGGCAGTTCGCCTCCGCCCTTGCGGTCGTGCCCGTGATTGCAATTGCCGTAACCTACAACAACATGTTCCTTGCATTCGGCGGCATAGCGCTCGTGCTCGCGGTGCCGTATGCCCTTGCGATCATAAAAGAGAAGTATTACCCGGCAGTCCGGACCTCTGCTCCCCTGCCGTTTGCCACCCGGAAATAA
- a CDS encoding TATA-box-binding protein, giving the protein MKERDPHLLKIENIVVSGSVADSFDLKSLSGTVPGCTLDPKKFPGAVLHMQDPRSVALIFASGRVVITGLLTPEDVPVAVRNLVAALTCADIPCHNEPQVGIKNMVCSYNLGSPCNLTRIMIALMDTENIEYEPEVFPGLVCRITDPKVVFLLFSSGKTIITGGRCREDAVRGVEILKKKLSIVDIKE; this is encoded by the coding sequence ATGAAAGAGCGCGATCCTCACTTGTTAAAGATCGAAAACATCGTGGTTTCGGGCTCTGTTGCAGATTCCTTTGACCTGAAATCCCTTTCCGGTACGGTACCCGGCTGCACCCTCGACCCGAAGAAATTTCCGGGTGCGGTGCTGCATATGCAGGATCCCAGGTCCGTTGCCCTCATCTTTGCATCGGGCAGGGTCGTTATCACCGGCCTTTTGACACCGGAAGATGTCCCGGTGGCGGTCAGGAACCTCGTTGCTGCACTCACCTGTGCAGATATCCCCTGCCACAATGAGCCGCAGGTGGGCATCAAAAATATGGTCTGTTCCTATAATCTCGGGAGCCCGTGCAACCTGACGCGGATCATGATCGCCTTAATGGACACCGAGAATATCGAGTACGAACCCGAAGTCTTTCCCGGCCTTGTCTGCCGGATCACGGACCCGAAGGTGGTATTTTTGCTCTTTTCCTCGGGAAAGACCATTATTACCGGGGGAAGGTGCCGGGAGGATGCCGTACGGGGCGTGGAGATCTTAAAGAAGAAACTCAGTATTGTTGACATAAAAGAGTGA
- a CDS encoding tetratricopeptide repeat protein, translated as METSKTRVNRIYGYDILINNFETILRQFIVEKIFLVNFGDKWKENIPNGVWLDLNEIKQEDIEGIQSISDFFEELNFLHLKDILVYSNNYKLARSFFGELSKEKFTETMDEVNIIRRKIAHAKSTFSDYDLMNLIEYIKLLSQGNDANEVTVYLKNEAYKNATEIPLDFFEEFVCQNNLPPENYDLDGGFVGREKEIKTIRKFINSEQDRIVTITGAGGVGKTAIALKIAYTYLADPDNQFEAIIWFSAKTDKLTEQGIIPLTSEIRSDEQLIYDILKIVDPLTLQQFNDAKVNLDAYKNHLNNIFSSQKCLLIIDNLETILKNDEIISFIKEINRPSQVLITSRKGLGEIERRFPITDMPVKEAIKLFRLISKERNRLDLVRLSDEYISTLVTRVKCYPLLIKWSIGQVCLGKDPESAFAQIFDGSSEIAIFSFNDVFKLLSSDSKTMLFSMIVYGDKPISKYVAMHLSNFDDDQFEDAVKELILTSFLIPEIKEADTGSVTEFSMLGLTRGFIEKKLDEDEKTRGILSTRYYHLSQELQEFEKSQSSYSQSLFSLGIKTPEEKVAFNYVKTAKNFFRQNDFDNAEKYFEQATKVAPLFSYVFSEFSKFEFKRGHFERGLELAKKAVEISPENYHAWFSYGIFLRKNQQLEESVKSLIKAKELNPNHLPIYNELGRAYTFLGEYEKAENEFVAALKEEKYPNYRHIIMTLQFKADNYRRWSESFRERKDLKREIECLEKAFSTVLKALDVDKKDIYIWNLYRDICKNLGIALWKDKNFTTGRPYLEKCLQVMHIENTDIHPSKKMISEACYFLAALSIHDDQHDPEQVKKWIEMGLKNCLIGSMQYEKLKGLENQLIGERARNETKIRQIGIIRFIDLNRKFGVIDCEGNTYIFFKSGFRNKEMSDDPFYFKGKEVSFKLRENVETTGKPIAVDIIFL; from the coding sequence ATGGAGACATCCAAGACAAGGGTTAACAGAATCTATGGTTATGATATCCTAATCAATAATTTTGAAACCATATTACGACAATTCATCGTGGAAAAAATTTTTCTGGTAAATTTTGGAGATAAATGGAAAGAGAATATTCCAAATGGAGTATGGCTTGATCTAAATGAGATCAAACAAGAGGATATTGAAGGTATTCAATCAATTAGTGATTTTTTTGAGGAATTAAATTTTCTTCATTTAAAGGATATTTTAGTTTATTCTAATAATTATAAATTAGCAAGGTCCTTTTTTGGAGAATTAAGCAAAGAAAAATTTACTGAAACAATGGATGAAGTAAACATTATTCGAAGAAAAATTGCTCATGCAAAATCTACTTTTAGTGATTATGATTTGATGAATTTAATTGAATATATAAAATTATTATCACAAGGTAATGATGCTAATGAGGTCACGGTGTATTTAAAAAATGAAGCATACAAAAATGCAACCGAGATTCCATTAGATTTTTTTGAAGAATTTGTGTGTCAAAATAATCTCCCCCCTGAAAATTATGATTTAGATGGCGGATTTGTAGGAAGGGAAAAAGAGATAAAAACGATTCGTAAGTTCATTAATTCTGAACAAGACCGCATTGTCACGATTACAGGTGCTGGAGGGGTAGGAAAAACTGCAATTGCATTAAAAATTGCATATACATATTTGGCAGATCCAGATAATCAATTTGAAGCAATAATTTGGTTTAGCGCAAAAACAGACAAACTTACTGAGCAAGGAATAATTCCTTTAACCTCTGAAATAAGGAGTGATGAACAGTTAATTTATGACATTTTAAAAATTGTTGATCCTCTAACACTTCAACAATTTAATGACGCAAAAGTTAACCTTGATGCATATAAAAATCATTTAAATAACATTTTTTCGTCTCAAAAATGTTTATTGATTATAGACAATTTGGAGACCATTTTAAAAAATGATGAAATTATTTCATTTATTAAAGAAATTAATAGACCATCACAGGTATTAATTACAAGCAGAAAAGGATTAGGTGAAATTGAAAGACGTTTTCCTATTACAGATATGCCTGTAAAAGAGGCAATAAAATTATTCAGATTGATTTCCAAGGAACGGAATCGCTTGGATTTAGTAAGACTATCTGATGAGTATATCTCGACATTAGTGACTAGAGTGAAATGTTACCCATTACTTATTAAATGGTCAATTGGACAGGTTTGTTTAGGAAAAGATCCGGAAAGCGCATTTGCGCAAATATTTGATGGTAGTAGTGAGATAGCAATATTTAGCTTTAATGACGTTTTCAAATTATTATCTTCTGATTCAAAAACCATGTTATTTAGCATGATAGTCTATGGAGATAAACCGATTTCTAAATATGTAGCTATGCATCTTTCGAATTTTGATGATGATCAGTTTGAAGATGCTGTGAAAGAATTGATACTTACTTCCTTCTTAATACCAGAAATCAAAGAGGCTGATACCGGCAGTGTTACTGAATTTTCAATGTTGGGATTAACTCGGGGATTTATAGAGAAAAAATTAGATGAGGATGAAAAGACTAGAGGGATTCTATCCACAAGATATTATCATTTATCGCAGGAATTACAGGAATTTGAAAAATCTCAATCAAGTTATTCTCAATCACTATTCTCATTGGGTATTAAAACACCTGAAGAAAAAGTTGCATTTAATTATGTAAAAACTGCTAAAAATTTTTTTAGACAAAATGATTTTGACAATGCGGAAAAATATTTCGAACAAGCCACTAAAGTAGCTCCACTATTCTCATATGTATTCTCTGAATTCTCAAAATTTGAATTTAAGAGAGGTCACTTTGAACGAGGTCTTGAACTCGCAAAGAAAGCTGTTGAGATCTCCCCAGAAAATTACCATGCATGGTTTAGCTATGGGATATTCCTTAGAAAAAATCAACAGTTAGAAGAATCTGTAAAAAGTTTAATTAAAGCAAAAGAATTAAACCCAAACCATTTGCCGATTTATAACGAGCTGGGGCGAGCATATACTTTTTTAGGAGAGTATGAAAAAGCAGAAAATGAGTTTGTCGCGGCGCTCAAAGAAGAAAAATATCCGAATTATCGTCATATAATAATGACCTTACAATTTAAAGCGGATAATTATCGAAGATGGTCTGAATCTTTTAGAGAACGAAAAGACCTAAAAAGAGAGATAGAATGTCTCGAAAAAGCATTTTCTACAGTTCTTAAAGCATTAGATGTCGATAAAAAAGACATTTACATATGGAATTTATATCGTGATATTTGTAAAAATTTGGGTATAGCCTTATGGAAAGACAAAAATTTTACAACTGGACGACCTTACTTAGAAAAATGCTTGCAAGTAATGCATATTGAAAATACCGATATTCATCCATCAAAGAAGATGATAAGCGAAGCTTGCTATTTCTTAGCAGCACTTAGTATTCATGATGATCAGCACGATCCAGAACAAGTTAAAAAATGGATTGAAATGGGATTAAAAAATTGTCTAATTGGATCGATGCAATATGAAAAACTTAAAGGATTGGAAAATCAGTTAATCGGAGAGAGAGCCCGAAATGAAACAAAAATACGGCAAATCGGAATTATACGATTTATCGATTTGAATCGAAAATTCGGAGTAATTGATTGCGAAGGAAACACATATATCTTTTTTAAATCGGGTTTTAGAAATAAAGAGATGAGTGATGATCCATTCTATTTTAAAGGGAAAGAGGTTTCATTCAAATTGCGAGAAAATGTAGAGACAACAGGGAAACCCATAGCGGTGGATATTATTTTTTTATGA
- a CDS encoding 4Fe-4S dicluster domain-containing protein, producing the protein MTYFQNAKTVLKSLFSRPSTLMYPAKPAKKMALSRGHVTIDPAKCIACRSCQRKCPAQAIVVDVKEKTWEIDRFRCVICASCIEACPTKCLAMDPQYPESTTARGGLYKVTVAGPKKKEPVAAVEGAAKPAEKKE; encoded by the coding sequence ATGACCTATTTCCAGAATGCAAAAACCGTCCTCAAAAGCCTGTTCTCCCGGCCCTCAACCCTGATGTACCCGGCAAAACCGGCAAAGAAGATGGCCCTCTCCCGGGGCCACGTGACGATTGACCCCGCAAAGTGCATTGCCTGCCGGTCCTGCCAGCGCAAGTGCCCGGCGCAGGCGATTGTGGTGGACGTCAAGGAGAAGACCTGGGAGATCGACCGGTTCCGCTGCGTTATCTGTGCGTCCTGCATCGAGGCCTGCCCGACCAAGTGCCTTGCAATGGACCCGCAGTACCCGGAGTCGACAACGGCCCGGGGCGGGCTTTACAAGGTGACGGTGGCAGGACCGAAGAAGAAGGAACCGGTGGCTGCTGTTGAGGGAGCGGCAAAGCCGGCAGAGAAGAAGGAATAA
- a CDS encoding nickel-dependent hydrogenase large subunit yields MGKQVTVPFGPQHPVLPEPIHLDLVLEDETVVDAIPSIGYVHRGLEKLVEKREYPEYIYVAERICGICSYIHSNTYAECIEEIMHIEVPERAKYLRTIWSEYSRLHSHLLWLGLFADGMGFESVFMNAWRLREHILDDMEATTGGRVIQGVCKVGGVRRDIAPEKLDEMLKGLRGMERELHDLTDVFLNDASVVHRLRGAGVLKTEDAYYLGAVGPTARASGVPIDIRQTGYNAYGKINFTPVVESSGDSYARCAVRAKELYTSIDIIEQCIKKIPDGPVDVKVTGAPDGEYFARAEQPRGEVVHYIKGNGKRNLVRHRVRTPTFTNIPPLVTLLKGCQLADVPIIVLSIDPCVGCAER; encoded by the coding sequence ATGGGAAAACAGGTGACAGTCCCGTTCGGGCCACAGCACCCGGTGCTCCCGGAGCCGATCCACCTCGACCTCGTCCTGGAAGACGAGACGGTCGTTGACGCGATCCCTTCCATCGGCTACGTCCACAGAGGTCTTGAGAAACTCGTGGAGAAACGCGAGTATCCCGAGTACATCTACGTGGCGGAACGGATCTGCGGGATCTGCAGCTACATCCACAGCAACACCTACGCGGAGTGCATCGAGGAGATCATGCACATCGAGGTGCCGGAACGGGCGAAATACCTCCGGACCATCTGGTCGGAGTACTCCCGTCTGCACTCGCACCTGCTCTGGCTCGGGCTCTTTGCGGACGGGATGGGCTTTGAGAGCGTGTTCATGAATGCATGGCGGCTCCGCGAGCACATCCTCGACGATATGGAAGCGACCACGGGCGGCCGGGTGATCCAGGGCGTCTGCAAGGTCGGCGGGGTTCGCAGGGATATCGCGCCCGAGAAGCTCGACGAGATGCTCAAAGGGCTCAGGGGGATGGAACGCGAGCTCCACGACCTCACCGATGTGTTCTTGAACGACGCCTCGGTCGTCCACCGTCTCCGCGGCGCCGGCGTGCTCAAAACAGAGGACGCGTACTATCTCGGCGCAGTCGGGCCCACGGCCCGGGCAAGCGGCGTTCCGATCGATATCCGCCAGACCGGCTACAATGCGTACGGGAAGATCAACTTTACGCCCGTGGTGGAGTCTTCGGGGGACAGCTATGCCCGGTGTGCGGTCCGGGCAAAGGAGCTCTATACCTCGATCGACATCATAGAGCAGTGCATCAAAAAGATCCCCGATGGCCCGGTGGACGTAAAAGTCACCGGCGCACCGGATGGCGAGTACTTTGCCCGGGCCGAGCAGCCCCGGGGCGAGGTTGTCCACTACATCAAGGGGAACGGGAAGCGGAACCTGGTGCGGCACCGGGTCCGGACCCCGACGTTCACGAACATCCCGCCGCTGGTGACGCTCCTCAAAGGCTGCCAGCTTGCGGATGTTCCGATCATTGTTCTGTCAATCGACCCCTGCGTGGGTTGTGCGGAGAGGTGA
- a CDS encoding NADH-quinone oxidoreductase subunit C has product MGREEQITIPIPFGELLGRVGQMKENGCRLVQIGCTKIGDDFEINYVFDKEFALTNLRITVKQNTVVPSVSSVYFGAFVYENEIHDLYGITVEGMNIDFGGHFYRTTIKSPFSVTVTKEGS; this is encoded by the coding sequence ATGGGACGCGAGGAACAGATCACGATCCCGATTCCCTTCGGGGAGCTCCTGGGACGGGTCGGGCAGATGAAGGAGAACGGCTGCCGCCTTGTCCAGATCGGATGCACGAAGATCGGCGACGACTTTGAGATCAACTACGTGTTCGACAAGGAGTTCGCGCTCACCAACCTCCGCATCACGGTAAAACAGAATACGGTTGTCCCGAGCGTGAGCAGCGTGTACTTTGGCGCATTCGTATACGAGAACGAGATCCACGACCTGTACGGGATCACGGTCGAGGGCATGAACATCGATTTCGGCGGCCACTTCTACCGGACAACGATCAAATCGCCGTTCTCGGTCACGGTCACGAAGGAGGGGAGCTGA
- a CDS encoding NADH-quinone oxidoreductase subunit B family protein, whose amino-acid sequence MAYLQKSPWIIHYDASSCNGCDIEILACLTPMYDVERFGIINTGNPKHADIFVVTGSVNEQNKYVIKNIYDQMPDPKVVVAIGVCATSGGVFRECYNVSGGVDMVIPVDVYVPGCAARPESIIDGIVKALGILEEKRTAAVMGVSREQPVPAAATEKPAGGV is encoded by the coding sequence ATGGCATACTTACAGAAATCCCCGTGGATCATCCATTACGATGCATCGAGCTGCAATGGCTGCGATATCGAGATCCTTGCGTGCTTAACGCCGATGTATGACGTGGAGCGGTTTGGGATCATCAATACCGGCAACCCCAAGCACGCCGATATCTTTGTCGTGACCGGCTCGGTGAACGAACAGAACAAGTACGTGATCAAAAACATCTACGACCAGATGCCGGACCCCAAAGTCGTTGTCGCGATTGGCGTCTGCGCCACCTCGGGCGGGGTCTTCCGCGAGTGCTACAATGTTTCGGGCGGCGTGGACATGGTAATCCCGGTCGACGTGTACGTGCCCGGGTGCGCTGCCCGGCCGGAATCGATCATCGACGGGATCGTAAAGGCGCTCGGGATCCTCGAAGAGAAGAGGACCGCCGCGGTGATGGGGGTTTCCCGGGAACAGCCGGTGCCTGCTGCTGCCACGGAAAAGCCCGCGGGAGGTGTGTAA